A genomic segment from Glycine soja cultivar W05 chromosome 18, ASM419377v2, whole genome shotgun sequence encodes:
- the LOC114396502 gene encoding DNA-directed RNA polymerase 2B, chloroplastic/mitochondrial-like has product MFPSPNSLAKGLNSLPNPLISQSSHSAISSNMWRHAAKHVCRGIIRQNFHPPRLLALSHGSVFSPKREVLLSSVAKLNCIARGDFQFQFGAKGYSGVAEAVSSTDVEEDGGTAVDEIQQLLWQEMNDEVESQLGEEEGAPIDEIQQLLLQEMNEEEKNELVEEEAAPVDGIQELLQGMKKEKQKKVVGYRWKNQGKGVGQSRYQELRRRQVKIETEMWEEAAKEYRELLMDMCEHKLAPNLPYMKSLFLGWFEPLRDAIVKEQEMYSEGKNRMAYAPYFVQLPADKMAVIAMHKLMGLLMTGNERVTIGTARVVQAACGIGDAIENEVRIHKFLEKTKKKKGDRSNKNKAGESVADIKEEQKLRKKVIDLMKKQKLVAVRGLVKGKDDTKPWGAVIKTKVGSRLIELLLQTAYIQPPSDQLPDAAPDIRPAFVHSFKTVTKESIKASRRYGIIQCDPLILKGLERTAKNMVIPYMPMLVPPVNWTGYDKGGHLFLPSYVMRTHGVRQQREAVKRAPRKQLEPVFEALDTLGHTKWRVNKKVLSVVDRIWASGGRIADLVDRDDVPLPDEPDTDDEAKIKKWKWKYKSLQKENRERYSQRCDIELKLAVARKMKDEEGFYYPHNLDFRGRAYPMHPHLNHLGSDLCRGILEFAEGRSLGKSGLRWLKIHLANLYAGGVDKLSYEGRLAFTENHFEDIFDSADKPLEGRRWWLKAEDPLQCLAVCITLTEALRSSSPETFISHIPVHQDGSCNGLQHYAALGRDKLGAAAVNLVTGEKPADVYSGIAARVSNIMQRDAQKDPAVFRDALHARTLVNQVDRKLVKQTVMTSVYGVTYIGAREQIKRRLKERNAISDDKELFGASCYAAKVTLTALEEMFQGARGIMSWLGDCAKVIASENQPVRWTTPLGLPVVQPYRKLGKHIIKTSLQILTLQRETDKVMVTRQRTAFPPNFVHSLDGSHMMMTAVACKKEGLSFAGVHDSYWTHACDVDKMNRILREKFVELYETPVLENLLESFQSSFPSLSFPSLPERGDFDLKEVLESPYFFN; this is encoded by the exons ATGTTCCCTTCCCCCAATTCCCTCGCCAAGGGACTCAATTCTCTTCCCAACCCTCTCATTTCCCAATCCTCTCACTCCGCCATTTCGTCGAACATGTGGCGGCACGCCGCCAAACACGTCTGCCGCGGTATTATTCGCCAAAACTTCCACCCTCCAAGGCTTCTCGCTCTCTCCCACGGCTCCGTTTTCTCCCCCAAAAGGGAGGTTTTGCTGTCCAGCGTGGCAAAACTAAACTGTATTGCCCGTGGCGATTTCCAGTTTCAGTTTGGCGCCAAAGGGTATTCCGGTGTTGCCGAGGCGGTTTCTTCCACTGATGTGGAGGAAGATGGTGGTACTGCTGTTGATGAAATTCAGCAACTTTTATGGCAGGAGATGAATGACGAAGTGGAGAGTCAACTGGGGGAGGAAGAGGGTGCCCCAATTGATGAAATTCAGCAACTGTTATTGcaggagatgaatgaagaagagaagaatgaattGGTGGAGGAAGAGGCTGCCCCAGTTGATGGAATTCAAGAGCTATTGCAGGGGATGAAGAAAGAGAAGCAGAAGAAGGTGGTTGGGTATAGGTGGAAGAATCAGGGGAAGGGTGTGGGGCAGTCTAGGTACCAGGAGCTGAGAAGGAGGCAGGTTAAGATTGAGACTGAGATGTGGGAAGAGGCGGCGAAGGAGTATAGGGAGCTTTTGATGGACATGTGTGAGCATAAGCTGGCACCCAATTTGCCATACATGAAGTCGCTCTTTCTCGGCTGGTTTGAGCCTCTGAGGGATGCCATTGTCAAGGAACAGGAGATGTATAGTGAAGGGAAGAATAGGATGGCCTATGCGCCATACTTTGTTCAGTTGCCGGCTGACAAGATGGCTGTTATCGCAATGCATAAGTTGATGGGGCTGTTGATGACAGGAAACGAACGTGTCACCATTGGCACTGCCAGGGTTGTGCAGGCTGCGTGCGGCATAGGTGATGCCATTGAAAATGAG GTTAGAATACACAAGTTCTTGGAGAAAACTAAGAAGAAAAAGGGTGATAGAAGCAACAAAAATAAAGCAGGTGAGTCTGTTGCTGACATCAAAGAGGAACAAAAGCTACGGAAAAAAGTCATTGATTTGATGAAAAAGCAAAAGCTAGTTGCAGTGAGGGGGCTAGTGAAGGGCAAGGATGATACAAAACCGTGGGGAGCAGTCATAAAGACAAAG GTAGGAAGCCGTTTAATTGAGCTCTTGTTGCAAACAGCATATATACAACCACCATCAGATCAATTACCGGATGCTGCACCTGATATCCGACCTGCATTTGTTCATTCATTTAAAACAGTGACAAAAGAGTCAAT tAAAGCAAGCAGAAGATATGGTATTATTCAATGTGACCCTCTAATTCTTAAAGGACTTGAAAGAACC GCCAAAAATATGGTCATTCCTTATATGCCTATGTTGGTTCCACCGGTCAACTGGACAGG TTATGACAAAGGTGGACACTTGTTCTTACCCTCTTATGTCATGCGTACTCATGGAGTCAGGCAACAGCGTGAAGCTGTTAAGAGGGCCCCTAGGAAGCAACTAGAGCCTGTATTTGAG GCTCTGGATACTCTCGGGCATACGAAATGGAGGGTAAATAAGAAGGTACTGAGTGTTGTAGACAGGATATGGGCTAGTGGAGGCCGTATTGCTGATTTGGTGGACCGCGATGAT GTTCCTTTACCTGACGAGCCAGATACTGATGATGAAGCGAAGATAAAGAAATGGAAGTGGAAATACAAATCTCTGCAGAAAGAGAACAGAGAGAGATATTCACAACGTTGTGACATAGAACTTAAACTTGCT GTAGCGCGAAAAATGAAGGATGAAGAGGGTTTTTACTACCCACACAACCTTGATTTCCGAGGGCGTGCATATCCCATGCACCCACACTTAAATCACCTTGGTTCAGATTTATGCCGGGGTATATTGGAATTTGCAGAGGGACGCTCTCTTGGAAAGTCGGGCCTACGTTGGCTGAAGATACACTTGGCAAATCTATATGCTGGTGGTGTTGATAAACTATCATATGAAGGTCGCTTAGCGTTCACtgaaaatcattttgaagaCATATTTGATTCTGCAGACAAACCTCTTGAAGGGAGGCGGTGGTGGTTGAAAGCAGAAGATCCATTGCAGTGCTTAGCTGTGTGCATAACTCTAACTGAAGCTTTAAGAAGTTCTTCACCAGAAACATTCATCTCACATATTCCAGTACATCAG GATGGCTCCTGTAATGGCTTACAACATTATGCTGCCTTGGGGAGAGACAAG TTAGGGGCTGCTGCTGTCAATCTAGTTACAGGAGAGAAGCCAGCAGATGTTTACTCAGGAATAGCAGCTAG AGTATCAAACATCATGCAAAGGGATGCTCAGAAAGATCCTGCAGTTTTTCGTGATGCTCTTCATGCAAGGACTTTAGTTAATCAG gTGGATAGAAAATTGGTTAAGCAGACAGTGATGACATCAGTGTATGGTGTCACTTATATTGGTGCACGGGAGCAGATAAAAAGGAGATTGAAAGAAAGGAATGCCATTTCAGATGATAAAGAGCTCTTTGGTGCTTCTTGTTATGCTGCAAAG GTCACCTTAACTGCCTTAGAGGAGATGTTTCAAGGTGCACGAGGTATCATGAGCTGGCTTGGTGACTGTGCAAAA GTAATTGCTTCTGAAAATCAACCAGTGCGCTGGACCACTCCTCTTGGACTTCCTGTGGTGCAACCTTACCGTAAACTAGGAAAGCATATT ATCAAAACTTCACTTCAAATTTTGACATTGCAGCGAGAAACAGATAAG GTCATGGTCACAAGGCAGAGGACAGCATTTCCGCCAAATTTTGTTCATTCACTTGATGGCTCTCATATGATGATGACTGCTGTTGCCTGCAAAAAGGAAGGTTTGAGTTTTGCAG GGGTTCATGATTCATATTGGACGCATGCATGCGATGTGGATAAAATGAACAGAATACTGAGAGAGAAGTTTGTAGAACTCTACGAGACCCCAGTGCTGGAAAAT TTACTGGAGAGCTTTCAGAGCTCTTTCCcatcattatcttttccatCCTTGCCTGAACGGGGAGACTTTGACTTGAAGGAAGTTTTAGAGTCACCATATTTCTTCAACTGA
- the LOC114396680 gene encoding kanadaptin-like isoform X1 codes for MTNSMGPPPPKNPNPPDTAPPSMPPPPPRDSAEPSPPPPPPPARDSSNAPSQGVAVPYKIPPWGAAPCHQFYLEVLKDGSIIDKFDVFEKGAYMFGRLDLCDFVLEHPTISRFHAVVQFKRSGDAYLYDLGSTHGTFLNKNQVEKNTYVDLHVGDVIRFGRSSRLFIFQGPSDLMPPETNAKLMREVKMREAMLDKEASVRRARQEASLAEGISWGMGEDAIEEDEDDVEEVTWQSYKGQLTEKQEKTREKIIKRMEKIANMKKEINSIRVKDISQGGLTQGQQTQIARNEQRIMQILEELENLEETLNDSIRESLGARTGKLSHGKKKGAVEDEEEYLSDDDDDEFYDRTNKKPLHQKPGDNQVETADTLLDKREVITKEMDEKKELLMMEKNKILSKSESTTQDEVDDSLDAYMSGLSSQLVHDKSEQLEKELSTLQSELDRICYLLKIADPTGEAAKKRELKVHEPKPKKSEEVIITIKKKPPAEAQKSSEPCVKADNKNPPVETQKISETPVKEDGSIEGEKAGASTLGLDKSEPDSDRLKAENVVFAVPKPQWLGAVEDRVIDDTQQLLPSLHLHEIDESNQFVDYKDRSKILGSGDNANTSVESKIESAAGLIIRKRKQVETTATNSNDASQQLTSSTSGEKMAEDAVALLLKHNKGLYTNDDEERYEGQERRGPKRVLGPEKPSFLNNEMDYDSWVPPEGQSGDGRTSLNDRYGY; via the exons ATGACGAACTCCATGGGTCCCCCACCCCCCAAAAACCCTAATCCACCTGACACCGCGCCACCGTCAatgcctcctcctcctcctcgtgACTCAGCGGAACCGTCACCGCCGCCGCCACCGCCACCAGCTCGCGATTCGAGCAATGCTCCCTCTCAGGGTGTGGCAGTTCCGTATAAGATTCCTCCGTGGGGCGCCGCTCCTTGCCATCAATTCTACCTTGAAGTTCTGAAGGACGGTTCCATCATCGACAAATTCGACGTGTTCGAGAAAGGAGCTTACATGTTCGGCCGATTGGATCTCTGCGACTTCGTGCTCGAGCACCCCACTATTTCTAGGTTTCATGCTG TTGTACAGTTTAAGAGAAGTGGAGATGCATATCTCTATGATCTTGGGAGTACTCATGGAAcctttttgaacaaaaatcag GTGGAGAAAAACACATATGTTGACTTGCATGTTGGTGATGTCATTCGATTTGGCCG GTCATCTCGCTTGTTCATTTTTCAAGGACCGTCTGACTTGATGCCTCCT GAAACTAATGCAAAACTTATGAGAGAAGTGAAGATGCGTGAAGCAATGCTAGATAAGGAAGCTTCAGTCCGAAGAGCAAGGCAGGAAGCATCTCTTGCTGAGGGTATTTCTTGGGGCATGGGTGAGGATgctattgaagaagatgag GATGATGTTGAAGAAGTGACATGGCAGTCATACAAAGGACAACTTACAGAAAAACAGGAAAAAACCCgtgagaaaataataaaaagaatggAAAAG ATTGCTAacatgaagaaagaaataaattctATACGAGTTAAAGACATTTCTCAGGGTGGATTAACTCAAGGTCAACAGACTCAGATTGCTAGGAATGAGCAAAGAATAATGCAG ATATTGGAAGAACTTGAAAACCTGGAAGAGACACTGAATGATAGTATTCGAGAGAGTTTGGGTGCACGTACAGGAAAGCTGTCCCATGGGAAGAAAAAAGGTGCAGTGGAAGACGAAGAAGAATATTTGAG tgatgatgatgatgatgaattttATGACCGGACAAATAAAAAGCCTTTACATCAGAAACCTGGTGACAATCAAGTTGAGACTGCAGATACTCTTCTTGACAAGAGAGAGGTCATCACCAAGGAAATGGATGAGAAGAAAGAGTTGCTTATGATGGAAAAGAACAAAATATTGTCGAAGTCAGAGAGTACCACACAAGATGAAGTTGATGACTCACTTGATGCATACATGTCAGGGCTTTCATCTCAACTAG TGCATGATAAAAGTGAGCAACTTGAAAAGGAATTGTCAACGCTTCAGTCCGAGCTGGATAGGATATGCTACCTGTTGAAGATTGCTGACCCAACAGGAGAAGCTGCCAAGAAAAGGGAGTTGAAAGTACACGAACCCAAACCAAAAAAATCTGAAGAAGTAATTATTACCATCAAGAAGAAACCACCTGCAGAAGCACAGAAAAGCAGTGAGCCTTGTGTGAAAGCAGATAACAAGAATCCACCTGTGGAAACCCAGAAAATCAGTGAGACCCCTGTCAAGGAAGATGGCTCTATAGAAGGGGAAAAGGCTGGAGCTTCAACTTTGGGTTTAGACAAGTCGGAACCTGACTCTGACAGGTTGAAGGCTGAAAATGTTGTATTTGCTGTACCAAAGCCCCAATGGCTTGGAGCTGTAGAGGATAGGGTTATAGATGATACCCAACAGTTGCTGCCCTCTCTGCATCTGCATGAGATAGACGAGTCCAATCAGTTTGTGGACTATAAGGACAGGAGCAAAATTTTGGGCAGTGGAGACAATGCAAATACTTCAGTGGAATCTAAAATTGAGTCTGCTGCTGGTTTAATAATAAGGAAACGGAAGCAAGTTGAGACAACTGCAACAAATAGTAATGATGCCTCTCAACAATTGACATCTTCCACTTCAGGTGAAAAAATGGCTGAGGATGCTGTGGCACTATTATTAAAGCATAATAAGGGACTGTATACTAATGATGATGAGGAAAGATATGAAGGCCAAGAGAGGAGGGGGCCTAAAAGAGTGCTTGGgcccgagaaaccatccttcTTGAATAATGAGATGGATTATGACTCATGGGTTCCTCCTGAAG GACAATCAGGTGATGGACGCACTTCCTTGAATGATAGATATGGCTACTAA
- the LOC114396680 gene encoding kanadaptin-like isoform X2, which translates to MLFKRSGDAYLYDLGSTHGTFLNKNQVEKNTYVDLHVGDVIRFGRSSRLFIFQGPSDLMPPETNAKLMREVKMREAMLDKEASVRRARQEASLAEGISWGMGEDAIEEDEDDVEEVTWQSYKGQLTEKQEKTREKIIKRMEKIANMKKEINSIRVKDISQGGLTQGQQTQIARNEQRIMQILEELENLEETLNDSIRESLGARTGKLSHGKKKGAVEDEEEYLSDDDDDEFYDRTNKKPLHQKPGDNQVETADTLLDKREVITKEMDEKKELLMMEKNKILSKSESTTQDEVDDSLDAYMSGLSSQLVHDKSEQLEKELSTLQSELDRICYLLKIADPTGEAAKKRELKVHEPKPKKSEEVIITIKKKPPAEAQKSSEPCVKADNKNPPVETQKISETPVKEDGSIEGEKAGASTLGLDKSEPDSDRLKAENVVFAVPKPQWLGAVEDRVIDDTQQLLPSLHLHEIDESNQFVDYKDRSKILGSGDNANTSVESKIESAAGLIIRKRKQVETTATNSNDASQQLTSSTSGEKMAEDAVALLLKHNKGLYTNDDEERYEGQERRGPKRVLGPEKPSFLNNEMDYDSWVPPEGQSGDGRTSLNDRYGY; encoded by the exons ATGCTG TTTAAGAGAAGTGGAGATGCATATCTCTATGATCTTGGGAGTACTCATGGAAcctttttgaacaaaaatcag GTGGAGAAAAACACATATGTTGACTTGCATGTTGGTGATGTCATTCGATTTGGCCG GTCATCTCGCTTGTTCATTTTTCAAGGACCGTCTGACTTGATGCCTCCT GAAACTAATGCAAAACTTATGAGAGAAGTGAAGATGCGTGAAGCAATGCTAGATAAGGAAGCTTCAGTCCGAAGAGCAAGGCAGGAAGCATCTCTTGCTGAGGGTATTTCTTGGGGCATGGGTGAGGATgctattgaagaagatgag GATGATGTTGAAGAAGTGACATGGCAGTCATACAAAGGACAACTTACAGAAAAACAGGAAAAAACCCgtgagaaaataataaaaagaatggAAAAG ATTGCTAacatgaagaaagaaataaattctATACGAGTTAAAGACATTTCTCAGGGTGGATTAACTCAAGGTCAACAGACTCAGATTGCTAGGAATGAGCAAAGAATAATGCAG ATATTGGAAGAACTTGAAAACCTGGAAGAGACACTGAATGATAGTATTCGAGAGAGTTTGGGTGCACGTACAGGAAAGCTGTCCCATGGGAAGAAAAAAGGTGCAGTGGAAGACGAAGAAGAATATTTGAG tgatgatgatgatgatgaattttATGACCGGACAAATAAAAAGCCTTTACATCAGAAACCTGGTGACAATCAAGTTGAGACTGCAGATACTCTTCTTGACAAGAGAGAGGTCATCACCAAGGAAATGGATGAGAAGAAAGAGTTGCTTATGATGGAAAAGAACAAAATATTGTCGAAGTCAGAGAGTACCACACAAGATGAAGTTGATGACTCACTTGATGCATACATGTCAGGGCTTTCATCTCAACTAG TGCATGATAAAAGTGAGCAACTTGAAAAGGAATTGTCAACGCTTCAGTCCGAGCTGGATAGGATATGCTACCTGTTGAAGATTGCTGACCCAACAGGAGAAGCTGCCAAGAAAAGGGAGTTGAAAGTACACGAACCCAAACCAAAAAAATCTGAAGAAGTAATTATTACCATCAAGAAGAAACCACCTGCAGAAGCACAGAAAAGCAGTGAGCCTTGTGTGAAAGCAGATAACAAGAATCCACCTGTGGAAACCCAGAAAATCAGTGAGACCCCTGTCAAGGAAGATGGCTCTATAGAAGGGGAAAAGGCTGGAGCTTCAACTTTGGGTTTAGACAAGTCGGAACCTGACTCTGACAGGTTGAAGGCTGAAAATGTTGTATTTGCTGTACCAAAGCCCCAATGGCTTGGAGCTGTAGAGGATAGGGTTATAGATGATACCCAACAGTTGCTGCCCTCTCTGCATCTGCATGAGATAGACGAGTCCAATCAGTTTGTGGACTATAAGGACAGGAGCAAAATTTTGGGCAGTGGAGACAATGCAAATACTTCAGTGGAATCTAAAATTGAGTCTGCTGCTGGTTTAATAATAAGGAAACGGAAGCAAGTTGAGACAACTGCAACAAATAGTAATGATGCCTCTCAACAATTGACATCTTCCACTTCAGGTGAAAAAATGGCTGAGGATGCTGTGGCACTATTATTAAAGCATAATAAGGGACTGTATACTAATGATGATGAGGAAAGATATGAAGGCCAAGAGAGGAGGGGGCCTAAAAGAGTGCTTGGgcccgagaaaccatccttcTTGAATAATGAGATGGATTATGACTCATGGGTTCCTCCTGAAG GACAATCAGGTGATGGACGCACTTCCTTGAATGATAGATATGGCTACTAA
- the LOC114397436 gene encoding F-box/kelch-repeat protein At3g06240-like, whose translation MMNTYIPRELTEKILMKLPVKSLVSFKCVRKEWNNLISDPEFAERHFKYGQRAETLMITTPDVNHFKSINPIKSLHDESSYQSLSLSFLGHRHPKPCVQIKGSCRGFLLLESCRTLYLWNPSTGQNKMIQWSSNVSFITPGDSFLFCHGLGYDPRTKDYMVVVISFAEYDSPSHMECFSVKENAWIHIPLAADLHYKSCNLWNGRNLTGTFFSNALHWLVYKYEAYMHVVLAFDLVGRTFSEIHVPNEFEFYCLPHALNVFGESLCLCVMREMEQVETSIQIWELKQYTDHTSWTKTNTLIINDIWSGSALPVCNAENGCIVGSDPAGVLVKWNQDGEVEEQRSFDYIPDGYQVTAYRETLFTI comes from the coding sequence ATGATGAACACGTATATTCCAAGAGAGTTAACCGAAAAAATTCTAATGAAGTTGCCTGTGAAGTCTCTTGTAAGCTTCAAGTGTGTGAGAAAAGAGTGGAATAATCTGATTTCTGACCCTGAATTCGCAGAGAGACATTTCAAGTATGGGCAACGGGCAGAGACATTGATGATCACAACACCTGATGTTAACCACTTCAAAAGCATTAACCCCATCAAATCCTTACATGATGAATCTTCCTACCAATCATTGTCCCTTAGTTTTTTGGGCCATCGTCATCCTAAACCTTGTGTTCAAATCAAAGGTTCCTGCAGAGGTTTTCTTCTTCTGGAATCCTGTCGTACTCTTTATCTGTGGAATCCATCCACAGgtcaaaacaaaatgatacaATGGTCTTCCAATGTCTCCTTCATTACCCCTGGCGATTCCTTCTTGTTCTGTCATGGTCTTGGATATGATCCAAGAACAAAAGATTACATGGTGGTTGTAATCTCCTTTGCCGAATATGACTCTCCAAGCCACATGGAGTGTTTCTCAGTTAAAGAGAATGCATGGATACATATTCCACTTGCTGCAGATTTGCATTACAAATCATGCAATCTCTGGAATGGCCGCAACTTAACTGGGACATTTTTTAGCAATGCCCTCCATTGGCTTGTTTATAAGTATGAGGCATACATGCATGTTGTTCTTGCCTTTGATTTGGTAGGAAGAACTTTTTCAGAGATACATGTGCCGAATGAGTTTGAATTTTATTGCCTACCTCATGCTTTGAATGTATTTGGAGAATCACTGTGTCTATGTGTTATGAGGGAGATGGAGCAGGTTGAAACTTCAATTCAAATATGGGAATTGAAACAATACACAGACCACACATCTTGGACAAAGACGAATACTTTGATTATCAATGACATTTGGTCTGGTTCAGCCTTACCAGTATGCAATGCTGAAAATGGTTGTATTGTTGGAAGTGATCCTGCTGGCGTATTGGTCAAATGGAATCAAGATGGAGAGGTGGAAGAACAAAGATCATTTGATTATATTCCTGATGGATACCAAGTGACTGCGTATAGAGAGACTCTTTTTACAATTTAG